A segment of the Cutaneotrichosporon cavernicola HIS019 DNA, chromosome: 6 genome:
CGCCTCGGCCATGAACTGGACCACTCCctacgccgaggccaacgaGACGTACCCCGACTTCAACCAGTACACCTCTGGCCAGCGCGAAGGTGGCCCAGTCGCCAGTGGCGAGGGCAACTCGCCTGGCTCGACCATGACTGGCTCGGCCGCTgcgtccgcgagctcggcggacACCTCCAAGaagagctcgagcacgcgcaACTCGGCCGCCGGCATCTTTGTCCTCGCCGGTGTCGCTGCCGCCATGCTCCTCTAAGCATAGACGATATTATGGGGCACAACCCGGACATTTAGCAGATATCATGCCATTGAGCAGCATCGGCTCCATTGCCACCAACCTCACCAACTTAGCCCTTATTCACGCCTATATAGCGTATGCATCTCCACGGAAGTGCCTTATCTCGTCCTGTCTGCGGGGTTGAGTGTAGTGTACCACGTCGGCGGGGATGCCCAAGTCAGACAACAGACTGGGTGTGATGGACTCACTGCCACATCGGACAGGTTTGTTAGGGTCCCTCTGTCACGCCAGTATGCCAAACTGATGGCGCGACGACATCTGTTAGGTCTCGCTTTATCCAAGAAGCACTCAACAGCAACAGGCTCGTATTGGAATATGCACTCTAAATGAAACTTGGCCAAGGTGTTCCAAACACTAGCAAGTGCCATTTGATCATGTTCCTGACTACAGCCTGACTGACACGCAGGGGGCAGGGGGATACAAGTTGGACGACCATGAATGCATCAAGCTCACTTACAGTTGTGTCAAGGCCAGTCAGCAGTCAGCACGTTAGTATGATAGGACCGAGACGAACAGCCCGCAGGCAATTTTCAACTGAACTAGGCTACAAGTACAGATGACGCCCGGGCGGGGGCGTCTCTTACGAGATTGTCGGGCAAGCGGATGAAGTCGGAAGCAGTCGTGTAGAGTTGCAAAGTTGAGATGATCACAGAGCGGCAGTACCCCGCGACTCGTAGGGGAGGATAAAGACAAGGCAGCCGGCGACGATGAATAGCGCGCCCGAGACGTATACGGGCACGGGGGTTGAGAGGTCGGCAAACATGCCAATGATGGGTGCCATGACGCCGAAGATGCGGTTTGCGCTCGCGGTAAGCGCGTTGCCGGTTCCCCGTGAGGCGGTGGGGAACAGCTCAGGAGTGTACGCATACAAAACGGCGTACATGACGGACTTTTATCAGCAATATCTCACCAAAGACTTACGGAGAAGAAGTTGTACATGCAGTTCcaggcgaggagggtgttGACTGTTGTAGCGGTGGTCGAGGCGAAGAGGAATACTCCGACCAAAGCCGTCGCGAGACCAAGTACGCCGCGTCGGCCTGCGCGCGTTTCGGTCAGCAGCCCACCAATGATTGCGCCGGGTACGCCCAACGACGCGATGATGAGCATGTTCCGATACGTCGTGTACGTCGTGTCTCCCTGGTTGGCCATGTCTGCTTTGAGACGACTATTGTTTTCCTGGATATACGGCAGGAAGGCGTTATACAGCGGATACGCAAGGCCGATAAACGCCCAGATTacgatgaggagggtggTCGAGAATGCGAGCTTTGGAGTTTTGAACAGTTGGCGAACGTGTTTACCATCTAGACTCTCGAGTTTGCGCTTAAGGGCCGCCCGCGCGTCCGTCTGCGCCTCGTATCCGGCCGGCTCGCAGGCTTTGAGGTCGTCAATCGTCAGGCTCGAGGTTGTGCCATTCCGCCGAGCAACTTCTTGCACAACACGcacggcgtcctcgtcccgTCCTTTACCCATGAGGTATTTCGGGCTCTCGTAAATggtgaagaagaagaaaCGGCACACAAACATGAGCAGCGCAACCGCACCCATCGTGATCACGAAATAGCGCCAGCCCATGTTGGCTTTCCGCGTGCACGGCTCGCCCTTTGAGCATGTCATTGTTCCGATGAGGGGCCAAGCTACCCCCGCTGCTAGAACTTGGGCAAATGCCCAGCCGACGGAGAGGACCGAGAGTAGCCATTGTTTGTTGGCAGGAAGGAATTCGAGGAACACGGCAGAGTCGACGGGTAAGTTTCCGCCAACTCCAAAGCTCCACAGAGCAGCAAAGGTGCCCACTGCAGCAAACGTGGgggacgacgccgagatcaTGCCGAACACGGCAGTAATGCCCAGCGTGAGGTTGAATCCCCACTTACGACCGAAGAGGTCACATCCAAAGCCCCAGAACATGGCGCCAACCAGCAGCCCGATATTctgggcgagggtgaggagcgGCGGGCGGGAGACGTTGaactcgagcgcgacgggcgGTACTGGTGTCAACACCATGGATCAAAGATCACCAAGACTTACGAATCAACGACGTCACGATTGGCCACATGTTGTCTGCGGCCCAACCGAAGCCGACAACCACAAACAGCTGCCACTGGTACCAACCCATACCGATGTCCTGGATCGCGCGGTTCAGTACACgtgccttggcctcgtaGACCGGGTCGAAGGTGCCCGTCGGTAACGTCGCCTTCTCGTCAAGTACCGGCACATCGTATACGCGCTGCGCGTCGTGTGCGTCCTGCGCGTCCTGCCATCCCTCCTTATCCCGGTCCTTGTCGAACGTATTCCTAGTGTCGGTGTCGGTGTCCATGGTGcgttggggaggggagatgggagTAGGGATGGGGCTTTTCTCGTGCTCCATTCTTATGCTCTGATGCTTGCTTTCTCTCCTACAAGCCGATCGGGGTATCTTAGGGAGTGGTGGGGTGTGTCTTGGGGTGAGTCCAGGTGTGGGTCTTGCCCTCAAACAAGGTAAATGAACTGAATGTATGACGTATCACATCATTTCACCTGGGCAACCCACATTAGCCGTGGATTTACGCCCTGTTGACTTttccctcccacccctccgTTCCCAGCCCTCACCGTATCTTTTGGCCCCTTGGCCACATCTTTGCTCGTCTTCAGGCCTCGGGCATGTCCATTCTGTTCCCGCACCTGCAACTGCACCCACAACTTGTCCGCCGCCGGGACCGAGACCCCTGTTACAAGGCACTCTAAATGAGTTCAGCCGACTGTGGATGACTGGATCAATGACGACC
Coding sequences within it:
- a CDS encoding uncharacterized protein (Major facilitator superfamily transporter) codes for the protein MDTDTDTRNTFDKDRDKEGWQDAQDAHDAQRVYDVPVLDEKATLPTGTFDPVYEAKARVLNRAIQDIGMGWYQWQLFVVVGFGWAADNMWPIVTSLILPPVALEFNVSRPPLLTLAQNIGLLVGAMFWGFGCDLFGRKWGFNLTLGITAVFGMISASSPTFAAVGTFAALWSFGVGGNLPVDSAVFLEFLPANKQWLLSVLSVGWAFAQVLAAGVAWPLIGTMTCSKGEPCTRKANMGWRYFVITMGAVALLMFVCRFFFFTIYESPKYLMGKGRDEDAVRVVQEVARRNGTTSSLTIDDLKACEPAGYEAQTDARAALKRKLESLDGKHVRQLFKTPKLAFSTTLLIVIWAFIGLAYPLYNAFLPYIQENNSRLKADMANQGDTTYTTYRNMLIIASLGVPGAIIGGLLTETRAGRRGVLGLATALVGVFLFASTTATTVNTLLAWNCMYNFFSSVMYAVLYAYTPELFPTASRGTGNALTASANRIFGVMAPIIGMFADLSTPVPVYVSGALFIVAGCLVFILPYESRGTAAL